A window of the Bombus huntii isolate Logan2020A chromosome 8, iyBomHunt1.1, whole genome shotgun sequence genome harbors these coding sequences:
- the LOC126868706 gene encoding trafficking protein particle complex subunit 13 isoform X1 produces the protein METKPKSEHLLELKVMRLTRPTLASPVVITCDSTDLPGNTLNNELKNDCTALQGMETLAVGQFMVLPQSFGNIYLGEIFSSYLCVHNGSNQIAKNVTVKADLQTSTQNISLCGNSGEMKDLAPDNTVDEVIHHEVKEIGTHILVCEVTYTPGNLSSTAQSFRKYFKFQVVKPLDVKTKFYNAESDEVYLEAQIQNLTAGPICLEKVSLESSHLFTVSTLNTNEKGESIYGLVNILDTDCSRQYLYCLKPQLSLLKDPKMMHNATNIGKLDIVWRSNLGERGRLQTSQLQRMAPEFGDIRVTMKNIPVTVYLEQSVNFNCHIINTSERSMDLMLSLESSNSIAWCGISNTIIGTLKPGVSIDIPLCLIPLRSGIIVSILYKHYNDVTLRCALRKVVHFVCLMKTSTFHHFHQ, from the exons ATGGAAACTAAACCAAAAAGTGAACATCTACTAGAATTGAAAG TAATGAGGTTAACACGACCTACGCTTGCAAGTCCAGTAGTTATTACTTGTGATTCAACAGATCTTCCTGGTAATACTTTAAATAATGAGCTTAAGAATGATTGTACTGCATTACAAGGAATGGAAACCCTTGCAGTAGGACAGTTTATGGTATTACCGCAAAGTTTTGG taacatttatttaggtgaaatattttcaagttATCTTTGTGTACATAACGGCAGCAATCAGATCGCAAAGAATGTTACTGTTAAA GCAGATTTACAAACAAGCACACAGAATATATCTCTTTGTGGTAATAGTGgagaaatgaaagatttagcACCTGACAATACAGTTGATGAAGTCATACACCACGAAGTAAAAGAAATAGGCACACATAT ATTAGTATGTGAAGTAACTTACACCCCAGGAAATTTAAGTAGCACTGCACAATCATTTAGaaagtattttaaatttcaagtGGTAAAACCATTAGAtgttaaaacaaaattttacaatGCAGAG TCAGATGAAGTATATCTGGAAGCTCAAATACAGAATCTCACAGCTGGCCCAATTTGTTTAGAAAAGGTTTCGCTTGAATCATCTCATTTATTTACTG tATCAACGTTAAATACAAATGAAAAGGGAGAATCTATTTATGGATTAGTTAATATATTAGATACCGATTGTAGTAgacaatatttatattgtttaaaacCACAATTGAGTTTATTAAAAGATCCAAAAATGATGCATAATGCAACAAACATTGGAAAGTTAGATATTGTTTGGAGAAGTAACTTGGGGGAAAGAGGAAGATTACAAACAAGTCAATTACAAAGAATG GCACCTGAATTTGGTGATATACGAGTtacaatgaaaaatattcctgTCACGGTTTACCTTGAACAATCAGTGAATTTCAATTGtcatataataaatacgtC TGAAAGAAGCATGGATTTAATGTTAAGTTTGGAATCAAGTAACTCTATAGCATGGTGTGGAATATCTAATACAATCATAGGAACATTGAAACCTGGTGTTTCGATAGATATTCCTTTATGTTTAATTCCCTTACGTAGTGGTATAATAGTAAGtattttgtataaacattATAATGATGTTACGTTACGATGTGCGTTACGGAAAGTAGTACATTTCGTTTGTCTTATGAAGACTAGCACGTTTCATCATTTCCATCAATAA
- the LOC126868706 gene encoding trafficking protein particle complex subunit 13 isoform X2, with protein METKPKSEHLLELKVMRLTRPTLASPVVITCDSTDLPGNTLNNELKNDCTALQGMETLAVGQFMVLPQSFGNIYLGEIFSSYLCVHNGSNQIAKNVTVKADLQTSTQNISLCGNSGEMKDLAPDNTVDEVIHHEVKEIGTHILVCEVTYTPGNLSSTAQSFRKYFKFQVVKPLDVKTKFYNAESDEVYLEAQIQNLTAGPICLEKVSLESSHLFTVSTLNTNEKGESIYGLVNILDTDCSRQYLYCLKPQLSLLKDPKMMHNATNIGKLDIVWRSNLGERGRLQTSQLQRMAPEFGDIRVTMKNIPVTVYLEQSVNFNCHIINTSERSMDLMLSLESSNSIAWCGISNTIIGTLKPGVSIDIPLCLIPLRSGIITISGLKLTDTFLKRVYDYDDLAQIFVSQID; from the exons ATGGAAACTAAACCAAAAAGTGAACATCTACTAGAATTGAAAG TAATGAGGTTAACACGACCTACGCTTGCAAGTCCAGTAGTTATTACTTGTGATTCAACAGATCTTCCTGGTAATACTTTAAATAATGAGCTTAAGAATGATTGTACTGCATTACAAGGAATGGAAACCCTTGCAGTAGGACAGTTTATGGTATTACCGCAAAGTTTTGG taacatttatttaggtgaaatattttcaagttATCTTTGTGTACATAACGGCAGCAATCAGATCGCAAAGAATGTTACTGTTAAA GCAGATTTACAAACAAGCACACAGAATATATCTCTTTGTGGTAATAGTGgagaaatgaaagatttagcACCTGACAATACAGTTGATGAAGTCATACACCACGAAGTAAAAGAAATAGGCACACATAT ATTAGTATGTGAAGTAACTTACACCCCAGGAAATTTAAGTAGCACTGCACAATCATTTAGaaagtattttaaatttcaagtGGTAAAACCATTAGAtgttaaaacaaaattttacaatGCAGAG TCAGATGAAGTATATCTGGAAGCTCAAATACAGAATCTCACAGCTGGCCCAATTTGTTTAGAAAAGGTTTCGCTTGAATCATCTCATTTATTTACTG tATCAACGTTAAATACAAATGAAAAGGGAGAATCTATTTATGGATTAGTTAATATATTAGATACCGATTGTAGTAgacaatatttatattgtttaaaacCACAATTGAGTTTATTAAAAGATCCAAAAATGATGCATAATGCAACAAACATTGGAAAGTTAGATATTGTTTGGAGAAGTAACTTGGGGGAAAGAGGAAGATTACAAACAAGTCAATTACAAAGAATG GCACCTGAATTTGGTGATATACGAGTtacaatgaaaaatattcctgTCACGGTTTACCTTGAACAATCAGTGAATTTCAATTGtcatataataaatacgtC TGAAAGAAGCATGGATTTAATGTTAAGTTTGGAATCAAGTAACTCTATAGCATGGTGTGGAATATCTAATACAATCATAGGAACATTGAAACCTGGTGTTTCGATAGATATTCCTTTATGTTTAATTCCCTTACGTAGTGGTATAATA ACAATTTCGGGATTAAAATTAACGGATACATTTTTGAAGAGGGTATATGATTATGATGACTTGGCACAAATATTTGTTAGCCAAATAGACTAG
- the LOC126868712 gene encoding GPN-loop GTPase 2 has product MSLIFGQLVIGPPGSGKTTYCYAMAKFLEKLGRKVAVINIDPANENMQYTPTVDISELIKHEEVMSHYGLGPNGALVYCMEFLEANIKWLITKVLNLKDHYLIFDCPGQVELYTHHNSVSVIAEKLGQNLVRLCSVHLVDSHHCSDAGKYLSSLILCTTTMLKLGLPHVNVMTKFDEMKKFSHCLDFNIDFYTEVLDLNYLLDKLDEGPFTSKYKKLNAAFVSLIEDYSLVSFIPLDISNQTLLLQVKNAVDKANGYIFGGNEPQDVQTLLACAVGAMSETEKMSTIDAYF; this is encoded by the exons ATGAGTTTAATATTTGGTCAATTAGTTATTGGCCCACCTGGGAGTGGAAAAACTACATATTGTTATGCTATGGCCAAATTTTTGGAGAAGCTTGGAAGAAAAGTAGCTGTTATTAATATTG ATCCTGCAAATGAAAACATGCAATATACACCAACAGTAGATATAtctgaattaattaaacatgAGGAAGTAATGTCACACTATGGACTTGGTCCAAACGGAGCACTGGTGTACTGTATGGAATTTTTAGAAGCTAATATAAAATGGTTAATTACAAAAGttttaaatttgaaagatCATTATCTTATATTTGATTGCCCAGGGCAG GTTGAGTTATATACACATCACAATTCAGTTAGTGTAATTGCCGAAAAATTAGGACAAAATTTAGTAAGATTATGTAGTGTGCACCTTGTTGATTCTCATCATTGCAGCGATGCTg gtAAATACTTATCTTCTTTAATTCTTTGCACAACAACTATGTTAAAATTAGGTTTACCTCATGTTAATGTGATGACCAAATttgatgaaatgaaaaaatttagTCACTGCCTAGATTTTAATATAGATTTCTATACAGAAGTGTTGGATTTGAACTATTTGCTAGATAAATTGGATGAAGGCCCTTTTACATCAAA atacaaaaaattaaatgcAGCATTTGTATCACTCATAGAAGATTATAGTCTTGTTAGCTTTATACCATTAGATATTTCTAATCAAACATTGTTATTACAAGTAAAAAATGCAGTGGATAAGGCTAACGGTTATATTTTTGGCGGTAACGAACCTCAAGATGTTCAAACTTTACTTGCTTGTGCTGTAGGAGCAATGAGTGAAACTGAGAAAATGTCTACAATAGATGCTtatttttaa
- the LOC126868457 gene encoding proteasome assembly chaperone 3-like, producing MKNHSCVVTHGHHTDIALKIYSNRILLIITHFKKFGSLIAISRGSSFNQYNNSIYSTKVLFGKDDVELVAAARYIAEQINVDKPLLISISLKDYEPDTLKPIVAAINDMKV from the exons ATGAAAAATCATTCTTGTGTAGTTACTCACGGTCATCATACTGATATTGCTTTGAAGATTTATAG TAACCGCATATTATTAATCATAAcacattttaaaaaatttggaTCACTGATAGCCATAAGCCGTGGATCTTCATTCAATCAGtataataatagtatatatTCTACcaa AGTATTGTTTGGGAAAGATGATGTTGAACTTGTAGCAGCTGCCCGATATATAGCAGAGCAAATTAATGTAGATAAAccattattaatttcaatatctttAAAGGATTATGAACCAGATACTTTAAAACCTATAGTTGCAGCTATAAATGATATGAAAGTGTGA
- the LOC126868689 gene encoding PAX3- and PAX7-binding protein 1, which translates to MLRTMSLFNKPKRNIRRRPFNDDDEDNENRMEVEDTQPVKSKTKKKDKPKQTLLSFGEELEEADDGEVFKVKKSSRSKKLMKQLDHERRKKKGEEKMQMDSEQPHMSVKVEKELEIKTDDLVVKIKNAGPLILNGRAALAAGKDDYTSDEEEDEPRSHKFRRNTDKADTMKILLESGCIPDAAMIHAARKCRQKARELGTDYIPIEEQSDDKGKSRLIREEDHDRSDDDDSQDRIDMTVNTEARDKEKRREAFLASQVPLKLSDDESEHENEEEEWEAQQIRKGVTGAQIAAAQQDSMMQQQYSMGMNVNSMMGSGISLEMVMMPAPPPPPVIQPPDPTKIVPITPQEVVNKMRARLDSLKEVHRRHQLDQDRLEQELGQTVKELDDAEIRAPQLAQRFRYYQELRGYVTDLVECLDEKLPLVIGLEQRWLNLYNERAIELMERRRQDTRDQAEEITTAARGQPIRRGPEVEARIRRATEREGRRARRRRARELAPTLPKHIDGMSSDDEVTEQQNLAFKQTKDEIDNDSKEIFSDVMDEYCTIRGILSKLESWRETDRDAYMEAYVSLCIPKIISPIIRLLLLTWNPIMESADIERTKWYNTLLLYALNNKETEESLKRDPDVRLVPFTIEKIVIPKLTSIVERIWDPMSTSQTLRLVGTVNRLIREYPNLNDTSKPLETLFNAILEKIKSAVENDVFIPIFPKQVLDTKHQFFQRQFAMAVKLLRNLLSWQGLLGDTQLKNLALGSLLNRYLLAGLRVSVPTDALFKANMVMSTLPRAWLQGETIEHLKMFATLIQQLSEQLDQANPAHNEAWEYSKSILKIIKPL; encoded by the exons ATGTTAAGGACAATGTCATTATTTAATAAACCGAAGAGAAACATCCGCCGTCGACCTTTCAACGACGATGATGAAGATAATGAAAATAGGATGGAAGTGGAGGACACCCAGCCTGTAAAATCGAAAACAAAGAAGAAGGATAAACCAAAGCAGACGCTCCTCAGTTTTGGAGAGGAGCTGGAAGAAG CGGATGATGGAGAAGTCTTTAAAGTGAAGAAATCATCTAGGAGCAAAAAATTGATGAAACAACTAGATCacgaaaggagaaaaaagaaaggtgAAGAGAAAATGCAAATGGACTCTGAGCAACCGCACATGTCCGTTAAAGTGGAAAAAGAATTAGAAATAAAGACAGATGATCTAGTA gtaaaaataaaaaatgcagGACCTTTAATTCTGAATGGACGAGCTGCATTGGCAGCTGGAAAGGATGATTATACATCTGATGAAGAGGAAGATGAACCACGTAGTCATAAATTTAGAAGAAATACAGATAAAGCTGACACAATGAAAATTCTTCTTGAAA GTGGTTGCATACCAGATGCTGCAATGATCCATGCAGCTAGGAAATGCAGACAAAAGGCAAGAGAGTTAGGAACTGATTATATTCCTATAGAAGAACAAAG CGATGATAAAGGTAAATCAAGACTTATTAGGGAAGAAGATCATGATAGAAGTGATGATGATGATTCACAAGACCGAATTGATATGACTGTTAACACTGAAGCGCGTGataaagagaaaaggagagaagCCTTCCTTGCTTCACAAGTACCATTAAAAC TTTCTGATGATGAAAGTGAACacgaaaacgaagaagaagagtGGGAAGCTCAACAAATTAGGAAAGGAGTGACTGGTGCACAG aTTGCAGCAGCGCAACAAGATTCCATGATGCAACAACAATATTCAATGGGTATGAACGTAAATTCAATGATGGGAAGTGGAATATCTCTGGAAATGGTAATGATGCCAGCTCCACCACCCCCTCCAGTGATTCAACCCCCAGATCCTACAAAAATAGTACCAATCACTCCTCAAGAGGTTGTGAATAAAATGCGTGCAAG ATTGGACAGTTTAAAAGAAGTGCATCGACGTCATCAGTTAGATCAGGATCGTTTAGAGCAAGAGTTAGGACAAACTGTGAAAGAACTGGATGATGCTGAAATTCGTGCACCGCAGCTTGCGCAGCGCTTCAGATATTACCAAGAGTTGCGTGGGTATGTCACTGACTTGGTAGAGTGTCTTGATGAGAAG TTGCCGCTGGTCATTGGATTGGAGCAGCGCTGGTTAAACCTTTATAATGAACGTGCAATAGAACTAATGGAAAGAAGACGACAAGATACAAGGGATCAAGCAGAAGAGATTACAACAGCTGCAA gAGGACAACCTATACGAAGAGGGCCAGAAGTTGAAGCTCGTATCCGTCGAGCTACagagagagaaggaagaagagcTCGTCGAAGAAGAGCTAGAGAATTAGCTCCTACATTACCAAAACATATTGATGGAATGTCTAGCGATGACGAAGTTACTGAGCAGCAAAATCTCGCGTTTAAACAAACAAAAG atgAAATTGATAATGACagtaaagaaatattttctgacGTCATGGACGAATATtgcacaataagaggaataCTTTCAAAATTGGAGTCTTGGAGAGAAACTGATAGAGATGCTTATATGGAAGCTTATGTATCTTTATGTATACCTAAAATTATTTCTCCGATTATTAGATTACTATTATTGACATGGAATCCTATTATG gAAAGTGCAGATATAGAGAGAACAAAATGGTATAACACTTTACTTTTATATGcattaaataataaagaaacagAAGAGTCACTTAAAAGAGATCCAGATGTCAGATTAGTACCATTTACAAtagaaaaaattgttataCCTAAGTTGACAT ctATAGTTGAGAGAATATGGGATCCAATGTCTACATCACAGACATTACGACTTGTAGGCACAGTAAATCGTCTTATTAGGGAATATCCAAATTTAAATGATACAAGCAAGCCATTAGAAACATTATTTAATGCCATATTGGAGAAAATTAAATCAGCAGTTGAAAATGATGTTTTTATACCAATTTTTCCAAAACA agTCTTAGATACTAAACATCAATTTTTTCAAAGGCAGTTTGCAATGGCTGTGAAacttttaagaaatttattgAGCTGGCAAGGTCTTCTTGGAGACacacaattaaaaaatttagcTCTTGGTTCATTATTAAATAGATATCTTTTAGCGGGTTTAAGAGTATCTGTTCCAACTGATGCATTATTTAAAGCAAATATG GTAATGAGCACACTTCCTCGTGCGTGGTTGCAGGGTGAAACGATAGAGCATCTCAAAATGTTTGCTACACTTATCCAGCAACTCAGTGAACAATTAGATCAAGCAAATCCAGCGCATAA CGAAGCCTGGGAATATTCGAAGTCCatcttaaaaataattaaacctttgtaa